The Tubulanus polymorphus chromosome 6, tnTubPoly1.2, whole genome shotgun sequence genome includes a region encoding these proteins:
- the LOC141907094 gene encoding uncharacterized protein LOC141907094 — MGINGRRVSTFALLDSASEISIINSDLAWELGLKGKPQTLTMNTLNYSSTVQSEIVSLSIRGIEVDAKPVRISRAWTRSDAFKCPAQPASINQMGHLRDLNIPCVFSDQIKILIGADVPKVHLQLEIREGDNDFEPIGINTPLGWCVMGPSIADPATYSVSVNSCTSSISSDDLLHQQVEQFWTVESMKSEKPVLSSDDSKALQILEETCCLIDSHYQVGMLWKDRNSSMPDNRFLALKRFRNLERRLLADSKLCFDYSKTLNGYIEKGFARKINDGECESCGRIWYLPHHAVRNQNKPGKTRVIFDAAATYRGVLLNNQLLTGPDLLNNMVGVLQRFRFGPIALVADVGAMYHQVRVTESDTDALRFLWKEDMTQGGDPSEYKMLVHIFGAADSACVANYCLKRSAIDNCALYSSVSVDAILNDFFMDDLLRALFSLDTSINLARDVVQILAKGGFHLTKFVSNSRELLSYFPKQELARPNLDLDLDELPLERALGLKWNVQSDEFVFTPVKKDVKPSKRGVLSAVSSVFDPCGFLAPFTFRAKCLMQDIWRSKVAWDDDVDGKHLDVWEGWQDELCQLRALRIPRHHLELSANVTEFELHIFCDASELGFGCVAYLRFMMSAGSWVNSFLAAKTRLASIKPFLTIPKLELEGAVLAVQLKDLR, encoded by the coding sequence ATGGGGATAAACGGTCGCCGGGTTTCAACATTTGCGTTGCTCGATTCGGCGAGTGAGATAAGCATCATAAATTCAGACCTAGCTTGGGAGCTTGGTTTAAAAGGAAAACCGCAAACTCTAACTATGAATACGCTAAACTACAGCAGTACCGTTCAGTCAGAAATTGTGTCATTGAGTATACGTGGGATAGAAGTGGATGCTAAGCCTGTCCGTATTTCCCGAGCGTGGACTAGATCTGATGCATTCAAATGTCCTGCTCAACCCGCATCTATTAATCAGATGGGACATCTTCGGGATTTGAATATTCCTTGTGTTTTCTCAGATCAAATCAAGATCCTTATTGGTGCCGATGTCCCTAAAGTGCATTTGCAACTTGAAATTAGAGAGGGTGATAACGATTTTGAGCCGATCGGCATTAACACTCCTCTGGGATGGTGTGTTATGGGTCCTTCTATAGCAGATCCTGCGACGTATTCAGTGTCCGTAAATTCGTGCACTAGTAGTATCTCTAGTGATGATTTATTACACCAACAGGTCGAACAGTTTTGGACGGTTGAGTCGATGAAGTCAGAAAAACCTGTCTTATCTTCTGATGACAGTAAGGCCTTGCAAATTTTAGAAGAAACATGTTGTTTGATTGATAGTCATTATCAGGTTGGGATGTTATGGAAAGATAGAAATTCATCCATGCCTGATAATCGTTTCTTAGCTTTGAAACGTTTCAGAAACTTAGAGCGTCGTTTACTTGCAGACTCGAAATTGTGTTTCGATTACAGTAAAACCTTGAACGGTTATATTGAAAAGGGATTTGCGAGAAAGATTAATGACGGGGAATGTGAAAGTTGCGGTAGAATATGGTATTTACCCCATCATGCTGTTAGAAATCAAAATAAGCCGGGTAAAACGAGGGTCATCTTTGATGCGGCAGCCACCTACCGGGGGGTATTACTCAATAATCAGCTACTGACGGGACCTGACTTATTAAATAATATGGTTGGCGTCCTTCAAAGGTTCAGGTTCGGCCCTATTGCTTTGGTAGCTGATGTCGGGGCTATGTATCATCAAGTCAGAGTCACTGAGAGCGATACGGATGCCTTAAGATTCTTGTGGAAAGAGGATATGACTCAGGGAGGGGATCCTAGCGAATACAAAATGTTAGTCCACATTTTTGGAGCGGCAGACTCCGCGTGCGTCGCGAATTATTGCCTTAAGCGTTCTGCTATTGATAATTGTGCATTGTATTCGTCAGTGTCCGTAGACGCGATTTTGAACGATTTCTTTATGGACGATTTGTTGAGGGCTCTTTTTTCGTTAGATACTAGTATTAACCTAGCTAGGGATGTGGTCCAAATCTTAGCTAAAGGCGGATTTCATTTGACGAAATTTGTCAGCAATAGTCGTGAACTGTTATCTTACTTTCCTAAACAAGAGCTTGCACGTCCTAATTTAGATCTCGATCTTGATGAGCTTCCATTGGAAAGGGCTTTAGGACTCAAATGGAACGTCCAAAGTGACGAATTTGTTTTCACGCCAGTGAAAAAGGATGTGAAACCTTCGAAAAGAGGTGTATTGAGTGCTGTTAGTTCAGTTTTTGACCCCTGTGGGTTTTTGGCTCCCTTTACCTTTAGGGCGAAGTGCCTTATGCAAGATATATGGAGATCAAAGGTTGCGTGGGACGATGACGTGGACGGCAAGCATTTAGACGTTTGGGAGGGTTGGCAGGATGAATTGTGTCAGCTTAGGGCTCTTAGAATACCTCGCCATCACTTAGAGTTATCTGCTAACGTAACTGAATTTGAGCTGCACATTTTCTGTGATGCTTCAGAATTAGGGTTTGGCTGTGTCGCTTATTTAAGATTCATGATGTCAGCTGGGTCGTGGGTTAATTCTTTCTTAGCCGCTAAAACACGTCTAGCATCAATTAAACCTTTTTTGACAATTCCTAAATTGGAGTTGGAAGGCGCAGTTCTAGCAGTACAGCTCAAGGATCTGCGATGA